gtgtCCTGATTGagcttttgttggtttgtttttgtcagcCTGACACAAGGTAGAGTTATTTGGCAACAGAGaaccccagttgagaaaatgtccctacCTGATTgccctgtgggcaagcctgtgctgtgttttcttgattgatgattaacATGGGAAGGCCTGACCCACTGTGCGTGGTGCCACCTGTCGGATGGTCCTGACTGATGAAATGTTCAGCTGGGAAAGGTACTTGTCCCATGCTATCTGAGTttagtccctgggacccacatcaggaaggagagaagtgacacCCGCAAGTTGTCTCTGATCTGAACACATATGCTGTGACATTTGtgccctcacacatacacacagtctgtggcataaataattaaaatgcgaTTAAAAGAAAGCCAGGCTCAGCAAGCCCTGAGAAGCAAACCACTGAACAGCActtcttcatggcttctctttctcttcctgccctgacttccttcctcaagCTATGGCCTGAGAGCTGTAGGAAGAAATGAGCCAGTTCTCTTCAtgatgctttggtcatggtgtttaccacagcaatggaaaccctgagatgagcaataagtgctcttcgTCTGTGAGCTAGCTCTTCAGCTGTCTTCAGCTCCagtatctgtttcttttcttttcttttcttttcttttctcttctcttctcttctcttctcttctcttctcttctcttctcttctcttctcttctttctttcttttttatttttttttagttttttgagacagggtttctctgtggcttgggaacctgtcctggaactagctcttgtagaccaggctggcctcgaactcacagagatccgcctgcctctgcctcccaagtgctgggattaaaggcgtgcgccaccactgcctggctaaaaccCTTTTCTTAAATGTACAAGCTATGAGAGAATTGGAATGAATGTCTTTAGGTATATGTGTAATAGTAGAACACAgaatattgttcttttttctgtttcagaagacctggatggggctggagaagagTATCCTATGGATATTTGGCTGTTGCTGGCTTCCTATATCCGTCCTGAGGACATTGTGAACTTTTCCCTGATTTGTAAGAATGCTTGGACTGTCACTTGCACTGCTGCCTTTTGGACCAGGTTGTACCGAAGGTGCGACCAACAGACTGCCAGTTCTCTGTAGCTGATTTCATTGCTATTTGTGATTTGGAGCTGTGCCCAAGATGATGGGCTCTTTTCACTTTCTTTACCCTATGCCTTGGCATGACCCTAGCTTTGGACTTCTTGATTTCTAAGTCTTATGTTACTGATTCATGCAAGTGTTTGTCTTTCCAGTGGCTGCCACCATACCCTGGCTACTGTCTGTTATTTTTTGCAAGCAGTATTACTTTAGGCCCAGAAAGAACTTAGGTTTTCCCTCAGGGGTTTATCTTATTACATGGTCAGTGAAAGTGCTGGATTTTAATGTGGGCTACAGAGCTTAGGGACCTTTCTGAACTGTTTAGCTGTGGCAGGGATGGGTGCTAAGTTATCAGGGAATAGAGAACTTGCTGAGATGTCTGACAGGGAGCCCAGTGGCGCTTCTCCAGGACAAGCTCTCTTTGAGCAACTAAAGTATATTACACTGTCTTCAGTTCAGAGGCTTGTAATTTTGAAGAGCTTGAAATAGTCCAAATTTAACCACAAAAGGTGGAGAACTACAGGGTCAcaagatgaagaaacaaaagtcgtcaataatttaaggaaatggttggtgatgatgatggtattTGTGAGAACTCGGCAAGCTAGTACCTAGCAATGGAGTAGAACAGAGTTCCCATGGAAACCAGCGTCCCGGGGGACTGAGCAGGAGAGACAGGTTACATATTGGTAGGAGTCATGTGTCATGTTTCAGGCACTACTCGCTGGATGCTTCTCTGCCCTTGCGGCTGCGCCCAGAGTCCATGGAGAAGCTACGCTGTCTCCGGGCATGTGTGATCCGATCTCTGTATCATATGTATGAACCATTTGCTGCTCGAATCTCCAAGAATCCAGCCATTCCGGAAAGCACTCCCAGCACACTGAAGAATTCCAAAGTAAGTGAAAATTGCTGTTGGGGTTTGGCTAATGGACTCTTGTGTGGTGGTCCTGTTCTATGGCTTGTTTGTAGCTTCCTGATGGGGAGGGCTGTTGCCCCTAACCCATTAGGGGGTTAATGTaaacttggggggggggttcagaaGTTTCATTTCTCCCAACACATTTCTGTGTCCTGGGCTGGTTTATGGTATCTTTAGAGCTTCCTTGTGCTTTTAGAGTATTTCTTAGTCTCTTTAGCTTATTTTTATGCACAGCACATTTGACCAGTAGATAGGTGAGTTTTGATAGTTGGCTAGGAAGAGTAGAACTTGAGTGGTCGGTGGCTACTACAGTTTTCCCAGAGTGACACAGATAGCACGAGGGACTCGactgattttctgtttttaatataaCCTTGGCATCTGAGATTCCACTTCATTCTTGACTTCCTTTAAGGATTCTGGTATAGACATCTTTACCTGGTAAGCCCCATGCTGGGTGCTTGCCAGGCTCTGTGGTAATATGTTTCAGAGACTATAAGGTACTCCAATTCGTAGTTCTTAGGATTCCAAAATCTTCTGTTTCAGTCTGCTTTTATCTTAGGATTCTCTGCATAGTTTATATTCATACACTGTATTCAAGTTTCTGGTTTTCTGAATAATAAGCAGGTCTATTAGTTCTTGGCCCATTTTCTCCTCCCTTTACCAAGCTAGATGAGTGTAGTCTTAATGGTTATTTAGGCCAGTTGATGTCTTAGCCAGCTGATATTGtataattttcttatctttttaatttattggtAATTATCCCGACTCCGTTCTGCCCACTCTAGTCCATCGCAtagcacttcctgttctcttgTACTTTGCCTTTATGCTCATAGACATCGTATAATTCTCCTCTCCTAGTTGAGCTCTAAGCATGTACTAATTCCAGGAATTAAAGCGTTTTATTGATTTCAGGGTAACCAAGATTCCCCCCTGCAACACTTACCAATGGAGGTTTTCAGGCCCTTTGACCTAACTCTTTAGTTATAATGCTAGCTGATGGATTTAGGGCAGGAGTAGTGTGCTGCATGGGTACAGTGTTACCCTGAAACGGCTTCTACTGTAATGTGAGTGGACAGTGTCCCATCTCACATTTACAGTGTCTTCCTCCCTATCTGATTACCAAGGAAGGTGGTAATCATTACAGAGTTAACCATGCCAGGTGTGGCACAGGGAAGCATTGATTGGGCAAACTCCTCATGCTTGACACATCTTAGCGGCTCCAGTGCACAATGCAAGGGCTACTGCTTAAATTCTAAAATATCCATAGCTTTATATTCTTGttactgtgtctttttttttaaaaagtagattatgAAGCCAAAGTGGATTGAAAAATAAGCTCTTAATCCAGGTAGTGAGCACAGGCTACCTGGCAGcctctttttatattattaaagatCCTCTGAAGAGGACATGGGTCCTGTAGAGTGGCAGATGCCTGGTGTATGGCCTCACCACTTACATGCCTGTAATTGCATGGCACTCAGTTGCCACCATGCCTAAAGGAAGTTGTCCCATTTTCCGGACACCAGCTTTTTGTATTtgatcccctttctctcttttcagtaGCATAGCTTGTGTGGGACACTGGAGCCGTTGTGATGGCAGCAGAAGTGTTTTCCCCTAAAAGCCAAGCTCATTATTTTTGATGGAGCAACAGGACGTACAGGGCATGTCTGAAGGCAGGACAGCTGGCACGGCGGACGACCCACCCCTTGTCCCCTGGGAGGTACTTCACTTCTTGTGCTTAACCCTAGCTATAGTCTGACTTCACTGAGGGGCTTGCTTTGGACTGAATTCAGCTTAGCTCATTGGTTTCCATAACAGCTGTCTGTTCCCAGAAGGTCCTGAGTGGCTTGTTCCTGTTATAGGGCTAGCCCTCCTTGCCTGCTTTGTGGCCTTGTTAACCATCTTGCCTGGTGGCTACTTGGCtgcctttatattttaattagagCAGTGGCTGCTGAATCAGAGAAAATGCCCCACACTGTAGTTacatatttttgtctttaaagatGAGAACATAGGGGTTGATCTTAGTAAGCTTCTGAGGTTGACTTGTATTGGTCCCTCTTCTTCCTGAATAGCATTGTGACTGTCTTCATGGTGTACCAGTGGCAAGTGTGGGTCTGTGGGTACCAAAGTAAACCCTCTGCATCGCAACTGTAGTTGGCTTTAGAGCTGTCAAAGatttttttgcttattaatttTGTTACTTAATAATGCATTTTAATGTTATTCCCATAGTTTATTTTTGCTCTTCTTACAGTGCTTACTTTTCTGGTTCAGAAAGATTGTTGGGAACAGACAAGAACCAATGTGGGAGTTCAACTTCAAGTTCAAAAAACAGGTATGTGTCCTTTTTGtctctatatttttataaatttaattttatttttttaagattgtttATTTGGAGAGCTGGATGGCTTGGAGGGTAAGAGAGAGTACTGCATTTATAAAGGACCCAAATTCTAGAGCATCtagtaccttcttctggccttttagGGGACCGCACTCAAATGTTCAAACCACTATCTACACCCACCTTAAAACTATCCTGAAATTTGGCCGTGTatatcagactggcctcaaactaacaggaATCTGCCTGtatctgtctctcaagtgcttggattaaaggcgtgcaccatatCTGCCTTGTCTGTTGAGTGTTTgcgtgcatgtatctgtgtgcaccatgtgtatgccttgTACTTGTGTTGGCCGGAAGAAGGTATtaaattccctggaattggagttatggacagttagccactatgtgggagctgggaaccaaacctgagtcctcttcAAGAATAGCAAGGGCTCTTAAATGCTGAGGCATCTCTACATCCTTCAGATATCTTATTTAATGAGTTTCCCTATGTCTTAGTCCTTTTGTGATGCCCTAACAAAGTACTAGAGATAGGGttatttataaagaacagaaattaGTTTTCTCATGGTTCTGGGGGCCAGGAAATTCAAGATCAAGGTACTTGCATGTTCTGTGATGAGGCTCTGGTCCTTCTGTTTTCAGGATGGTGCCTTACTGAACCCTGTATATTCTCGCATAGCTGTGGTGGAGAGCTAAAAGGGGCTGAATCCCTTTTAAagtcccctacccccacccttttgagaaaaggtttctctgtgtggctctgactgtcctggaactcactctgtagatcagactgacctcaaactcacagaaatctgcctgcatctgcctcctaagtgctgggattaaagacatgtgccaccaccacctggtttaaaGCCCCTATTTTAATAAGAGTCTTCATCCCATTCACGAAAGAGGAGTCCTTATGTTTATGATATTATCGCCTTCTAAAGGCTCCATCTCTTATGTGACAGTaggttaaatttcaaaataaaaataaattttggagggagttatttatttcctttttttttttttttttttttttgagacagggtttttctgtgtaaccttgactgtcctggaactcactttgtagataagGTTGTtttcaaatcacagagatccacctgcctctattcctgaatgcagggattaaagtgtttgccactgtgcctggcaggAACTATTTTAtattggagggaaaaaaaatgagcaacTTTAGGTTTTTATCCAAGATAAGCCTCGACAGATTTCCAGATTAGAGAACAGAGctataaaaggtgtgtgtgtgtgtctgtgtctgtgtgtgtctggtgtctatgtatatatgtgtatatatatatatatgtctggtgtctgtgtatgtgtgtgtgtctggtgtctgtatatgtgtgtctggtgtctgtgtatatatatgtctggtgtgtatgtgtgtgtatctgatgtctatatatgtgtgtctggtgtgtatgtgtgtgatgtctgtatatatgtgtctggtgtctgtatatgtgtgtctggtgtctctgtgtatatgtgtgtctggtgtctgtatatatatatgtctggtgtctgtgtgcgtgtctgctgtgtatgtgtgtgtgtgactggtgtctgtatatgtgtgtctggtgtctgtgtatatatatatgtctggtgtttgtgtatgtgtgtgtctggtgtctgtgtatatacatgtcttgtgtctgtgtgtgtatgtgtgtgtgtgtgtctggtgtctctgtgtatatatatgtctggtgtctgtgtatgtgtatctggtatctgtgtgtatgtgtgtctggtgtctgtaTACGTGTGTCTgatgtctctgtgtatatatatgtctggtgtctgtgtatgtgtggtatctctgtgtgtatgtgtgtctggtgtctgtatatgtgtgtctggtgtctctgtgtgtatgtgtgtctggtgtctttttatatatatgcctggtgtctgtgtatgtgtgtgtctggtatgtctgtgtgtgtgtctggtgtctgtatgtgtgtgtctggtgtctatgtgtttctggtgtctgtatatgtatgtctggtgtctctgtgtgtatgtgtgtttggtgtctgtatatatatatatatatatgtctggtgtctgtgtgtgtgtctggtgtgtatgtgtgtgtgtctggtgtctgtatatgtgtgtctggtgtctgtatatgtgtgtctggtgtctgtgtgtgtgtctggtgtctgtatatatatgtctggtgtctctgtatatatatgtctggtgtctgtatatatgtgtgtctggtgtctatatgtatgtctgttgtgtatgtatgtctctgtgtgtttggtgtctgtgtgtgtgtgtctggtatctgtatatgtgtgtctggtgtgtatgcgtgtgtctgGTGTCTGAATATGTATGTCtggtgtctctgtgtatatgtgtgtctggtgtctctgtgtgtatgtgtgtttggtgtctgtgtatatgtagtTTTGGCTCAGGAGATAAAATACCtgtcacaagcatgaggatctgaatttggcTACCCAAGCCCATATAAAAACTGATGTGGCCATATGCTTTTGTAAACCCAGTGCTGGGCAGATAGAAATGGACAGAGTGCTAGAGCTCACtggtgtagtagggagctgtgggcctcttcccacagcccggctcccgcatggttagctttatacccgacataacaacacacgcattgtattcttttaaacactgcttggcccatttctattcatgagtgtagcaccccaaggtgtgcttaccgggaagattctagcctacgtccatcctgggtcggagcttcacgtgtctgctctggagaggagagcatggcgtctgtctctcagaggagctgccctgcatctgagctcacttcctcttcctcccagcattctattctctttcctccacccacctatgttttaacctatgagggccaagcagtttctttattacttaaccaatgaaatcaacagattgatatatgacactcccacatcacactggcttccacatgcacttacacacacatctACCCTCACACATCCCACCCCCATTCACGTTTTGTGGGCAGctaaggaaaattaaatatgcataataacttagtcactgttctattgctgtgaagagacaccatgacatggCAGTTCTTATAAACGAAAGTGTTTACTTGGGGCTGGCTTGTAgatcagaagtttagtccattatcattatggtggaaAGCATgctagcatgcaggcagacataattCTGGAGAAGTAAcgtgagagttctacatctggatctcaGCAGGGAGAGAGACACTAAgcttggcttgggcttttgaaacctcaaagcccaccccccagggccttagttagggtttttattgctgtgatgagcatgaccacagcaactcttataaagaaaacatttaattggggtggcttgcttacagtttcagaggttcagtccattaatatgacagggagcatggcagtgtgtagGCGGATATGGTACTAAGCTGAGAGtactacatcttgtaggcaacaggaagttgactgattcccccggcagtatcttgagcataggaaacctcaaagcccacccccacagttacacacttcctccaacaaggccatactcactgtaacaaagccacacctcctagtaatGCTActctgtgagattatgggggccagttgtattcaaactaccacacccagtgacacactttctccaacagcGCCATATCTACTCCAGTAAAAGCACACGTCCTAATCCCTCCCAAATAGTGCTGATGACCTTCCCTGATGACcaagcctcccaagttctgggattaaagacatgtgtaattaattataatttataaaacaaacaaacaaaaaacccaaaacaaaatgagaggaaggaaagaaggtaaaTCATGGCAAAATACTCAGTGTTTGAgctttttatgtgtatacatatttaaaagttAGGAAAAGGGGGACATTTTAGTAATGTACTGAAATTATTTACAGACCCTTTTGGTTAAATGCTTAAGATATccgggctagagagatgggtcagcaggtaaaAAGGCACtagtcaccaagcctgatgaccggTTCATTCCTAGGACCtacatgatgaaaggagagagctgacttcaTGAATCGTCTTCCGACCTCCATACACTTTTGCACATGTTCACCCACATGCGTCgagacaaacacacatgaattaaaatgctttttaaatttgaaCAATAATCATATACATTGTTTTGCATCTGAGGTAATTTGGAAACACATTGCCAAAAGTTTTGTTCAAATATCCTTATTCATTCTGTCTACTATTGCTTGACTCTGCCTGTGATCTGGGTCACAgtgaaaatctgttttttttttttcctgtcaaacTTGTCTCTACTTAACTCACTGATGAGATGTGTATAGTTActtatcatctctctctctctttttctcttttggttttcaagacagggtttctctactgagagatggtggtgcacaccttaaatcctagtacttgggaggcagaggcaggtggatctccgtgagttcaattcaaggccagcctggtgtacagaggagtttcaggacagctagggctacacagacaaaccctgtcttgaaaacaaacagaataaaacaaagcaaaaattctATATATAATTCCAtcatctccctttccttttctccctatAAACCTTCCCGTGTAACCTCAGCCCTTGctgtccttcaaattcatgacctctcttgatttgtttttgttttctttctccccctgagacagggtttctctgtgtagccctggctttcctggaacttgctctgtacaccaggctggcattgaactctcagagatctgcctgctcctgcctccgagtgaaggcatatgccaccactgtccggctacTCACCTTCTCTTGATGATAGGCAAGGCAGCactttcactgctgagccatcttgcttgtcCCACAAAGTTTCTAACTAAAGTCAGGCATcatatttttctgttaatttatttttaaaaacatggttcTCATGAAGAAATTTGACTTTCATGAAAGTGTTTATAAGAAACTTGCAGTCTGTAATATCAATTAGATGCCTTTTTCCACTCAGGGTAAGCCCTAGCAGCAGAGAAATGGGACAGGAGATCAGAATTACTGCAGGAAATTGAATGCTAAGAGTTCCTTTAGTCCCGAGACTGATGAATCCTGTTTTGTGGTTCCTGGAATTTGGAGGTTGATTCTGCATCTGTCCCTTCTCTGCAGCAGATATTCTTTGAAGTCTGACAAATTACATGGAATTTTGCAGTCTTTCAAACAATGGCAAGTGGCTGCAGAGCCACTTACTGTAGATGGCGGAAGTACTGTCTAAATGAAACATAAACTCATTGCTATATTCACTAATCTAAACATGctcttatccttttttttttctttaaaagatttatttattatgtatgcagtgttcttcctgcatgtatgcctgcactgcaggccagaaggatgcattgtagatggttgtgagccaccatgtcattgctgggaattgtatgtaggacctctggaagagcagctagtgctcttaacctctgagccatctcaccagcccctttcccttttcttaatAGGTATATTGTCTTTGATCTCTGCATAGAAACTAGTATGTATAATAAGGAAGTGACAGAAAATTTTATCTCACTAACTTTAGTTTACTTGTTGGATTTTACTCTGTAGCATCTTAAAGAGTATACGTATTTCCTCTAAGCCACTAGATTAATACTTAAGCTGCCTTAGTCCCCTAGATTAAAGAGCAAGTGTACGGAACGACTGCAGCCACCCATTCAATATGAGGATGTTCATACCAACCCTGACCAGGACTGCTGCCTGCTACAGGTTACCACCCTCAATTTCATCTTTGTTCCTATTGTCATGGGAATGATATTTACCTTGGTAAGTGGGGATTCAGCTCTTTTATAGATTTGCATTGTATCTGTAGTTTGTAAAAGGATTTGTAGATTTAACTATTGGGAAGAAATCTCTGAAGAATAATAAAGCCAGAAATTAAAACCAGAATAATACACAGGTATTCTCCCACATCAAGTGACTGTACACATACCGAAACCAAAGtaaaactcacaaaagaaaaaacataaccCAAACACTTcccagataaaaataaaacaaagtctgaaATCAGATTTGCATATTACAAAGACAGATATGGGGTGAAGCTAATTATATCTGAGGATGTTTTGCCTGTCTCTTCTGTAAGAGAGGGAAGGATTTCCCATCTTCCTGTATGTGCAGTGATTATAATGGTTGAGAAATGATATCTTGAAGGGAGCATTGAGAAACACATACGAGCACTGTCAGGACCTTGGGCGTTCATGTGCTTTCTTAATAGAATACTAAAATAGAGAACTAACTTTGTCCTTGTGATGCTCTGATTCTTTAGAACGTGGCCAGACTTAGAGGAGTAAATAATAGATGTTCCTGTAGCTTATACTTTGCGTGTTTTAAAAATGCGGCCAGAAAGTTCATTTTATTTGCCGTTTGTCTTCTATGTGACTTATCATCAGAGATGTATGGAGTTCTTCTCTATGATGAAaaagcttaatttttaaatgataggTATTATATATCATGAAGAATTTAAGTAATACATGAATTTATTGGAAAGTAGATGTGACTTGAACTGCCACTGTCCTCTAACTACAGCTGACTTCTGGGATGTTTCTAAAGTGTGTCTGTTTACATGTTCAAGTGTGCATCCTCTTGTAGCACTTTCCCTCCTTTCATGGTAAGCCACATTAATGACCTCACTGGTAGCTCGTATTCTGTATATGCTGCACTAGTTCTGTATAAACTTGCATATAACTACTTGGAggttttttgatttattttccaaaaaaatGAGGTCAGGCTGAGGTTTCATGTATTAGGTTTCACGCTTGACTTTTTCATCAGTATCTTACCAGAATGCCATCTTTATCCTATATGTATAGCACATTAAGTGGCTTTGTGGTAGAACGTGTGCATATATCTTAAGTTTTTTATCTGTAAGGCCCTttaacacaaagaataaaaacccTCATAAAAATCACCCTGAACCTTTTATATCATTACAAATGTATTGATATCATAAAAGAGATGAACCTTGAGACTGAACAAGGGTGTATTATGTGTAGACCAAATCAAGGAGAGCCCAAAAGAAACCAAGGGTTATTTAAATACTAaccatattttaatttcaattagATGCTGACTGTGCCTTTCTCTCGTAGTTTACTATTAATGTGAGTACAGACATGCGGCATCATCGAGTGAGATTGGTGTTCCAAGATTCTCCTGTTCGTGGTGGTCAGAATCTGCGCAGTGAACAGGGTGTGCAAGTCGTCCTGGACCCAGTGCACAGTGTCCGGCTCTTTGACTGGTGGCACCCACAGTATCCATTCTCCCTGAGAGCATAGTTACTGCTTCCCGTCCCTTGGGACAGCTCCCAGTCTAGTCCCATTCTGTAATCAGATTCTGTGGGATTGTATATCTGATTAGTGATGCACATGCTGTTGGGTTCCTGGGGCTCCTATTACAGGAGGTGGAAAGGTTGAATCAAGAGGAAAAACACCTATgatttataaacattttcatGTAAAATTTGCATATTTGAAAGGAGAAACCCGGCCTCATTTTCTGTGTTAAACCCCAGTTGGTGCTGTTGAGCTTGTTCTTTATTTCATCTCAACAAAAATGGATGAGCTTGCGCCAGGGAAAAATTAGACACTTAACTTTTCAAGCAAGGAAATTTTCCCTTGTGGATTGCAGGAACCCAGAGGTTTAAAATGGTTGCTGCATTGTTGCTGTTCCTCAAATTCaagtgaatattttttcttttccctttcccttctccagaAATAAAGCAGGCGACAGGGTTGTCAGAATCTTACAAGACTGACTTgtgcatctttaaaaaaaatgttttttggaTATTTATTACATGAATATTGATTGTTTTGCTGATTTTGTATTTTGGGTTTTTGCTTTATTGCATGAGACTGATAGTG
The sequence above is drawn from the Chionomys nivalis chromosome 5, mChiNiv1.1, whole genome shotgun sequence genome and encodes:
- the Tmem183a gene encoding transmembrane protein 183A isoform X1, with the protein product MARGPGQLSRPHPDTVAMPKRGKRLKFRAHDACSGRVTVADYANSDPAVVRSGRVKKAVANAVQQEVKSLCGLEASQVPAEEALSGVGEPCDIMDSSDEMDAHGESTHERSVSRKKKSKRHKEDLDGAGEEYPMDIWLLLASYIRPEDIVNFSLICKNAWTVTCTAAFWTRLYRRHYSLDASLPLRLRPESMEKLRCLRACVIRSLYHMYEPFAARISKNPAIPESTPSTLKNSKCLLFWFRKIVGNRQEPMWEFNFKFKKQSPRLKSKCTERLQPPIQYEDVHTNPDQDCCLLQVTTLNFIFVPIVMGMIFTLFTINVSTDMRHHRVRLVFQDSPVRGGQNLRSEQGVQVVLDPVHSVRLFDWWHPQYPFSLRA
- the Tmem183a gene encoding transmembrane protein 183A isoform X2, encoding MARGPGQLSRPHPDTVAMPKRGKRLKFRAHDACSGRVTVADYANSDPAVVRSGRVKKAVANAVQQEVKSLCGLEASQVPAEEALSGVGEPCDIMDSSDEMDAHGESTHERSVSRKKKSKRHKDLDGAGEEYPMDIWLLLASYIRPEDIVNFSLICKNAWTVTCTAAFWTRLYRRHYSLDASLPLRLRPESMEKLRCLRACVIRSLYHMYEPFAARISKNPAIPESTPSTLKNSKCLLFWFRKIVGNRQEPMWEFNFKFKKQSPRLKSKCTERLQPPIQYEDVHTNPDQDCCLLQVTTLNFIFVPIVMGMIFTLFTINVSTDMRHHRVRLVFQDSPVRGGQNLRSEQGVQVVLDPVHSVRLFDWWHPQYPFSLRA